From Luteolibacter arcticus, one genomic window encodes:
- a CDS encoding DUF3592 domain-containing protein has product MKKAGHLFCILLVGGGIIAAIKTAVALANLWHDSAVGWTKVPCVIREFEVETNFNHRKSFRVKTAYDYHAGGAVQSGRQAWPGQPATDDYEDISNCVAALTEKSPRPPSDLRNFETECLVDPEDPTRAVLIANREAVAFGFGLTAAVLLWIGAFLFFYRRQRVSRKARLKRDPILLALFLFFAVSGVAASVFTGWGLMERWRMRCWIEVPATVVNSQLQQSQNRKRGRDPGVRASILYRYEIDGREYLSNRTTVLGAYSGSKRSGERVRSHPPGTAITVFIDPDKPWRAVVDRNLGSSGFFLLFPLPFLALGGFGVARFSWPERTRGRR; this is encoded by the coding sequence ATGAAAAAAGCCGGCCACCTCTTTTGCATCCTGCTGGTGGGCGGAGGCATCATTGCGGCAATCAAAACCGCCGTCGCGCTCGCCAACCTGTGGCACGACTCCGCCGTGGGATGGACCAAGGTCCCCTGCGTGATCCGCGAATTTGAAGTCGAAACCAACTTCAACCACCGCAAGTCTTTCCGGGTAAAGACAGCCTACGACTACCACGCGGGCGGCGCGGTCCAATCCGGCCGCCAAGCGTGGCCCGGCCAACCCGCGACCGACGACTATGAGGACATCTCTAATTGTGTCGCGGCATTGACCGAGAAGTCTCCCCGCCCTCCGTCCGATCTTCGGAACTTCGAGACCGAGTGCCTGGTCGATCCGGAGGATCCCACGCGGGCCGTCTTGATCGCGAACCGCGAGGCAGTCGCCTTCGGCTTCGGACTCACCGCAGCGGTTCTGCTCTGGATAGGCGCATTCCTCTTCTTCTACCGCCGCCAGCGGGTGAGCCGGAAAGCGCGGCTAAAACGCGATCCCATCCTCTTGGCGCTCTTCCTGTTCTTTGCCGTGAGCGGCGTTGCCGCGTCGGTGTTCACGGGATGGGGTCTGATGGAGCGATGGCGAATGAGGTGCTGGATCGAAGTCCCCGCAACGGTCGTCAACAGTCAGCTCCAACAGAGCCAGAACCGTAAACGCGGCAGGGATCCCGGCGTGCGGGCAAGCATTCTCTACCGCTACGAAATCGACGGCAGGGAGTATCTCTCCAACCGCACGACGGTGCTGGGAGCCTATTCCGGCAGCAAGCGTTCCGGAGAACGGGTCCGTAGTCATCCTCCCGGCACGGCGATCACGGTGTTCATCGATCCCGACAAGCCGTGGCGTGCAGTCGTGGACCGGAACCTTGGCTCGAGCGGCTTCTTCCTGCTCTTCCCCCTGCCGTTCCTGGCACTCGGCGGGTTCGGAGTCGCCAGATTCTCGTGGCCGGAGCGGACCCGGGGCCGTCGTTGA
- the rdgB gene encoding RdgB/HAM1 family non-canonical purine NTP pyrophosphatase: MPSEPPILVIATRNAHKTQEIREILGARYRVLDVNDFLGLPTVEETGTTFLENATLKAVAISRQVTGLVLSDDSGLEVDSLGGAPGVWSSSYGGEEGNHPKNNARLMTEMAGMTGRSARFRCTMVLAENGEVLADFSGTVEGRILDEPYGAGGFGYDPLFAPEGYDQTFAELGAEVKNALSHRGRALAKVIAWLDARR, encoded by the coding sequence ATGCCCTCCGAGCCGCCGATCCTGGTCATCGCCACCCGCAACGCGCACAAGACCCAGGAGATCCGGGAAATCCTCGGCGCCCGCTACCGGGTGCTGGATGTCAATGACTTCTTGGGCCTGCCCACGGTCGAGGAAACCGGCACCACCTTCCTCGAAAACGCCACGCTTAAAGCAGTCGCGATCAGCCGCCAGGTGACGGGACTGGTACTTTCGGATGATTCGGGGCTGGAGGTCGATTCGCTCGGCGGTGCACCGGGCGTGTGGTCCAGCAGCTATGGCGGCGAGGAGGGAAATCACCCGAAAAACAACGCCCGCCTGATGACTGAAATGGCCGGCATGACCGGACGCTCCGCACGATTCCGCTGCACCATGGTGCTCGCGGAAAACGGGGAGGTGCTGGCGGATTTCAGCGGCACGGTGGAGGGACGCATCCTCGATGAACCCTACGGAGCAGGCGGCTTTGGCTACGACCCGCTGTTCGCGCCGGAGGGCTACGACCAGACCTTCGCCGAACTCGGCGCGGAGGTGAAAAATGCCCTCAGCCACCGTGGACGCGCCTTGGCGAAGGTCATCGCGTGGCTCGACGCCCGCCGCTGA
- a CDS encoding thioredoxin family protein, producing the protein MKSITHLALFAVGPALISSAFANAPEGWSTDLEKAFAQAKKEKKAVLVEFTGSDWCPPCIAVRKAVLTKKEFIEKASKDFVLVELDFPKGDKAVAEKNEPAREKYGVEGFPTVILFNAEGKQFSTFNPAQFMKVDAFLGHLKGELEKKELD; encoded by the coding sequence ATGAAATCCATCACCCACCTCGCGCTCTTCGCGGTCGGACCGGCGCTCATCAGCTCCGCTTTTGCCAATGCACCGGAAGGCTGGAGCACCGACCTCGAGAAGGCCTTCGCCCAAGCCAAGAAGGAGAAGAAGGCCGTGCTGGTCGAGTTCACTGGCTCCGACTGGTGCCCGCCGTGCATAGCGGTGCGCAAGGCGGTGCTGACCAAGAAGGAATTCATCGAGAAGGCGTCGAAGGACTTCGTGCTGGTCGAACTGGATTTCCCCAAGGGCGACAAGGCGGTGGCCGAAAAGAACGAGCCGGCGCGCGAGAAATACGGCGTCGAGGGCTTCCCGACCGTCATTTTGTTCAATGCCGAGGGGAAGCAATTCTCCACCTTCAATCCCGCGCAGTTCATGAAGGTCGATGCCTTCCTCGGCCACCTGAAGGGTGAGCTGGAGAAGAAGGAACTCGACTGA
- a CDS encoding thioredoxin family protein codes for MKTLLRSLAVLAATASFAFGSEGWMTNWEEAKAKAKAENKPILINLTGSDWCGWCIKIEKEVFSSKDFKEYAAANVILMEADFPRKKELPADLKKQNEELKKQYLAGGYPTVWLLDAEGKKLSEDLGELKGGTKGYIAKLTELIAKSKAK; via the coding sequence ATGAAAACGCTGCTCCGCTCGCTCGCCGTCCTCGCCGCCACCGCTTCGTTTGCCTTCGGCAGCGAGGGCTGGATGACCAACTGGGAAGAGGCCAAGGCCAAGGCGAAGGCCGAGAACAAGCCGATCTTGATCAACCTCACCGGCTCGGACTGGTGCGGCTGGTGCATCAAGATCGAGAAGGAGGTCTTTTCGTCGAAAGACTTCAAGGAATATGCCGCCGCGAACGTGATCCTGATGGAGGCGGACTTCCCGCGGAAGAAGGAGCTGCCAGCGGACCTCAAGAAGCAGAATGAGGAGCTGAAGAAGCAATACTTGGCCGGCGGCTACCCGACCGTTTGGCTGCTGGATGCAGAGGGCAAGAAGCTCTCCGAGGATCTCGGCGAGTTGAAGGGCGGCACCAAGGGCTACATCGCAAAGCTCACCGAACTGATCGCAAAGTCGAAGGCCAAGTGA
- a CDS encoding PA2169 family four-helix-bundle protein: MKTTTRPNPEASPLQEILTRLNDSIDGFRLAADFSTDSAFIRLCERSAEAREAMVEELAAVIAACGGKPSLEGSREATVHRAWIRFVCQVHPQFRKRLRAECERGEKEFQRTLDTRNGLAVRNERTGTMLADLRAHVATTFSALRHVESTSRGNTRPHYAAA; the protein is encoded by the coding sequence ATGAAAACCACCACCCGACCCAACCCCGAGGCCTCCCCCCTGCAAGAGATTCTCACCCGCTTGAACGATTCCATCGATGGATTCCGTTTGGCCGCCGACTTCTCGACCGATTCCGCCTTCATCCGGCTCTGCGAACGTTCCGCCGAAGCTCGCGAAGCGATGGTGGAAGAACTCGCCGCAGTGATTGCCGCATGCGGTGGCAAGCCGTCGTTGGAAGGCAGCCGGGAAGCCACGGTCCACCGCGCGTGGATCCGCTTCGTCTGCCAAGTCCACCCGCAGTTCCGCAAGCGCCTCCGCGCCGAATGCGAACGCGGTGAAAAGGAATTCCAGCGCACGCTCGATACCCGAAATGGTTTGGCGGTGCGCAATGAACGCACCGGCACGATGCTTGCCGACCTGCGCGCCCATGTGGCCACGACGTTCTCGGCCCTGCGCCACGTTGAAAGCACGTCCCGCGGCAATACGCGGCCGCACTATGCTGCTGCCTGA